GGCCGGCTCTCCGGCCGGGGCGCCACCGCGACCGCCGCGACCGCGACGCCCGCCACGCCCACGGCGGCCGCCGCCACCGCCCACTGCCCGCGCCGCCGCCGCGCCGCGCGTTCCCGCGCCGCCGCGACGAGCCGGTCCGCGCGCGGCGCGCGTTCGGCGTGCTCGGCCAGCGTCTCCCGCAACAGGTCCTCACCGGGCACGGCCGGCCTCCTCCACGTCGATGCGCAACGCCGCCAGCCCGCGCGAGGCGTAGGACCGCACGGTGCTCTCCGAGCAGCCGAGCGCGGCCGCGACCGCGGCGTCGTCGAGGTCCTCGTAGTACCTGAGCACGAGCACTGCGCGCTGCCGCCGGGGCAGCGTCGCGAGCAGCCGCCACACCGCGTCCCGGTCGGCGACCGCGTCGTCGCGGGCGGCCACCGCCGAGTCGCCGACGGCGGCGGTGACGACCTCGCCGCTGGACCGGCGCCGCCGCCACGACAGGTGCT
This window of the Mycobacteriales bacterium genome carries:
- a CDS encoding SigE family RNA polymerase sigma factor, producing MELDELVAARGDALLRFAYLLCGDAYLAEDLVQTVLARAYAKWRRVAAADRPEAYLKKMIVNEHLSWRRRRSSGEVVTAAVGDSAVAARDDAVADRDAVWRLLATLPRRQRAVLVLRYYEDLDDAAVAAALGCSESTVRSYASRGLAALRIDVEEAGRAR